The nucleotide window TATCGTTAACTGACGAGAGTCgtgttgataaagaaaatttaattttaaaaaaaatatattcaaaatcagatgtttatggactcaattaaattttatctaaagtttaattgaatttatggagggtttgatttcaagaaaaattttatttttaagtcaatttaggcttttattgaaagaaattaaaattctggggttcaattataattttgaagagttgatttggccaacttaggggcttaattgcataattattgaagtttgatggccaattagggatttaattgaaacaatccaaaaccaaggatcaaACCGGACAATGCGCTAACATAAAGGGATCTAATTAAACTTTTTCCGGgagcttgattacaaaattgcatTAATATCCAAGGACCAAATCggaaatatcatttaaagttacAAAACGGTGCCGTTTTATTCAACACTGTTTACTGTCTTCTTTAGAAGACGTTACGTGAGCTGGCCGAGAAACGTTTGCAGCGGCGAAGGCGCGATTTGCTTCAATCAAGGGGGCATGTTTCACTGCTACCATGATGCACGCCGACCGTTACTCCATCCCTGCAACAACAAAGAGAAAACGCCTGCAtcctctggctataaaagccagaggatGTACTGCACTGGAGGGGGAGGAAcgagagaggagaagaagagaaaacaggAGGAAAGAACAGGACAGAAAGGGAGAAAAGGGAGAAGGCAACGagacaaaaggaaaagaagagagtGTAAAGAAGAGAGAGACAGAGGGAGTGAGAAGGAAGAGAGAAGGCGAAACCAACGGAGGAGCCGAGTGACCGTCAGAAAACGAGACATCGACAGAGGAGTTGAGCCACCATCTGCTCTTCACTCTTCCAGAACGAAGGAAATAACAGAGGAAGCCACCATCACCAGCGGCTTAACTTTTTTTCAGAACCAGGGAACCAGCAGAGGAGGCCAGCATCACCATAGGCTTTTCCTTCTCCAAAATCACGAACCCAGTAGAGTAGGTCAGCACAATCATCGGCCTCCTTTCTCCAAAACCAGGTACGTTCATTTCCATTCTTAATTTCTGTAATATAAATGATGCatgttagtgtgtgtgtgtgtgtgtgtgtgtgtgtgtgtgtgtgtataaagaCGTAAGGAAGCCAATACCTGAAATCATTCGTTGcagtatctgttttttttttcgttcttgCTGTCTGCAAGAAGGAGgtgaacagtgcgaaggtaatttaattactttcgcACTGTTCATGCACGCGTAAAACATTACGATGGTTGGGTCTTGGTCACTGGCATGGGCGACCCAGCCAGCCcagctcaaaaaaaaaattaaaaaaaaaatatatgattttcgtgtatatatttttattgaattttacttAATactagtttgtatttttataatcaatatttttatactataaaaataaaaattcattattaaaatacctgattttcatcaaaaaataaaaaaatattttttttcacgtaTATGGtcaagtttcttaaaaaaattaaaaaaaaatcactaaaactaggctaatattttaaaattttcaaaaaaaaatattttgttttcttttaatatctaggattacgaccttatacgtaagatgtatttcagatattaaattcttttgttgacaTCATaattacccgataagataagaatcTCCTTAGCAAGAAgtacttttcttaaaccataaatggattaacaattaaaaaacatgacaagatcttatattttattaaataataaaacaatacagCTTATCTTCATAATATTTCATTAGAAAGTCCTTCAATGACCCACTATATTCTTCTCAGGTAAGGGATATATATCtttcattaaatattattaggatAATTACATTGTAGGACctctttttacaaaaataacaagATTTATGGGCTATAAATATACCATGAAAGCTTCATAAAAAAGTTCACAATCTCTAATTATctattgtatttgtattttcagTACATTTCTCTCTAGAATATTCTTGGATTttctatctaaaaaaatatttatttaagcatcAGAGAATCTCCACCTTTACCAAATAGAATGTTTTGCAGGTATTAGTAACAAGCAACTTTGACTAAtcaaaaaccaaatataaacCATCAACTGTCTTGGCTAATTAACTGGATTGgccaaactatatttttcatctcGATTAAGTTTTAGATTTTCAATTGTCACATTGAAATCATATAATTTCttcttatttcattaaaaattaatggatTTACTAAAATCTCTCTCGCGAGATAGAACGAAGACTTTTTATATAATCTGGTTTATCACATGACTTTTTATATTATCTAAAACAAGGATTTTAGAgaattcattggtttttttaaaagaaaaaaatcatatgagtTCCAGGTAATTACTTACGATTTTGTTCGATTTTGTTCGTTAAGAGCTAAGGAAAGATCTAATTGAGAATTAATTCATCGATGATTAAGGACCTAATTGGAATGAAAATAGGTTGGTGATATATATAATCAAGACTATCTTTAAGAGTTTGAGAATTTACAAggtttctttaaaatattatatcgtTACCACGGTATAttctatcaaaaaaattatctcaattcaatagcttaaactattaagtaaaattttaaaatatgatttatattattttctaacatattcCACCCTCAAAACCATACCAAAGCCTTGCCAAAAGATTTGTTTAAactttaacaattaaaattgatcatattcataaaaaaaaaataataacaattcaaattcTGGAAgaaagtttgtattttttttagccaagatttctttttttattcatgcatttatttttaacaaaattaacaagTCTTTATTATTAgtaacatggtttttttaattaaaaataaagacaattCAAATAAATGtttgtaaaaaattacaataatgcAAGAACATAAGAACATATTTTTTCTccataattgaaattattatcttcttatgaatattcattttaattgttatataattaaataaataaaaattttgaaaaagtagcTCCCGTGAACTCAAAAAATCTACTTCCATTAATGCTTATTATCATAGAAAATGAgaattgtaaatttaaaattctatCTAATTAAGTTAACGAACCAAACAAAATCTCATAAGGAATGGAAAAGAgaggaaataaaattatatatatatatataaaaaaaaaagccatgacCCATTTAGTTCAAGATGAAATGGACTGTTATAACGTCTACAAAAAGAATCAAGTTGATTGTTATTCGGTACaagatcaagtttttttaaccTCTGCAAAAACAATggacatatatattaaaaattttgatggCTTTAATGCACGCATAGGCCATGAcctacttttgttttttactggtttttgtgtttatagtaaaataaatacataacatgttttttaactaaaatttataaaattttgtttatttttatattttaaaagttttttaaaaaaaaattaatttttttaatttttttctttgctttaaattgatatattttttatgttttcaactcattttaatattcttatataaaaaataattttagaaaaataaaaaatatattattttaatatatttctaaataaaaaatactttaaaaaataattacaattatattttcaccaaacattttatatatattttttattacatataaaCTTTAACCACAATTTTTACTAAAACCATAAAAGACACCTTCGTTCCCAGATTTTCGTCGGCAAAGTACTGTGGCAACAACCATTAGATTAGCAACTACAAATATGAAATGTTGGGCAGTGATTGGTGAATGAAGCTCAAATTGATCATCAACACGTGGAAGAAACTCTTGCATATTTGGACGGTGTGCTCATCTCCAATACCGCTAAAATTTGGTGGATGCAGAAGTCAGCACACAACACTAAATTGTAATAGCATGATCAATCACTTCAATTTTAAAGGTATATCTTCAGGATTGTTGCGGTCTCAATGATTTATTAAATGCTCTTCATGTTAATGGGGAATCATTCTAGACTGGATTTCTCGCTATAAATGAACTTGTGGGTGTGTTTGTCCTTTTCAAGACAGCAAAATTCAGTAACCTAGCCACAAGAGTAGCGTAGACAAATAGTGAGAGGAAATTCAGGCAAGTTCTCAAATGGAAGGCAGAGTGAAGTTGGCCTCAGTTTTTGTGGTCCTTGTGGTGCTAGGGTTCTTGGTTTTGGGTCCAAAATCTGTGGAGTGTGCATTTAGCATCCAACTCAACCCATGCACGCTTTCACAGTGCATTGCCGACTGCAAAAAAGCCTTGCAGGAAAAGTTCCTCAGTGCAACCTGCACAACTGGGTCTCAGGGGAAATTCTGCATTTGCCTAGGGTGAAATTATCCACACACAAAAGCCAGTTCCGAATATCAAACTTAAAAGGTGAAGTTGTTGCCTCGCCCACCTACCTAAATTATTAATAGATACAAGCTATGCAAGATTGTGTAATCTTACTTTATTCTTCTAGCTAATAAGAGTTTGTAAGTTGTCCCTCTTCCCTTAAATTAATCTGAAAAGCAGTGCTCTTCTTGAGCATTATCACTAGCAATCGTTAATATTATAAGGTCAGTAATCTTGTAAATTTGTACTGCTATGTCCTGTTTTCTGGTGTGAAGGCTGGTGGCTTGGCAACCAGCCCCTAAAATCCATCAGAGCTCCAATAATGACCCCACTACAACCTGAATAAATCCTTCTAATTAATCATTTTGGAAACTAGAGCAACATTCCAGCTGTGCGAGACATGGTTGTGAATCTGGAATTCATTTCATTAGGTTGCCGGTCTTTGACACTTACTCGGCTCCTGCTGAGATGAGGACATATGGAAACAAACTTCTCGGCTAAGATTTAGAAGCAAGCTGAGAAATCTGTGCAAAAATAACTTACAGCTCACTCTAGCAAGGCAGGGAAGTTAGCAATGGCCCGAGGCAAAATGTAATAGAAAACTGTGCTCAATCACTTTTTGCATCAATTCTTAGTTGCTGGTAAAGTGGAGTCACCCTGTGGATGATATCGAACTCTTTTTCAATCTCGAGAGAGATTGTCAAAAAGGCATGCAAAACGAGCAATAAAAACCATATCCAACCTGCACATAATACTGTCTAAGGATTTAAACAGTCAACTTCCACTACAAATCACCCATGTCAAATTCAACTCTTGATTAGAAGAAGGATATCAAGACAGTTCCCTCTGTACTCATTAAGGCCTTCAGATTTAAGCATTCAACCAACTCTAGCGTCCCTCTTAATGGCCGACTCTTAACTAAGAAAATGTACTCCTGACAGCTAGACAACTTCCCAATTTGGTAGATGGTATTTTAGCTCTCACGGTTTGCTAAGCATCAACTCCATTGTGAATGTTGCAGTCCAAAGTGGAGGCCTGCATCTTGAAGTCTCACCATAGTCTTCTCTGTTTCTGCAATTAACTCCATTGCTTTTAAGAAATCACGTTTTTGAGGTCAGATGTTGCCCCAGATTTCTTGCCACTCAAATtagattgtgtttgattttaGGTTAACAGGGGATCAAATGCTTGtgtattaacatttttttttcttttaatcatgCTTGATTTTaggttaataaaatattattttaatatatttaaaaaaaacctttaaaaaataatatctaacaCTATCTCAATCAcctgaaaaatcaagagaaaactaaTAAAGTTGATTAACGTGCAATTCTAGAAGAAGGTTGATTCATCCACATGCTTCCAAAAATATTCTGAGATTGACCCTcttgaataaaagaaagaaagtagatGGCTTGTTACGGAGACATACCTTTCATCAAATCTAACGAatatctcaagtttttttttaagaaaaaaataaattcttctttaaatacaatatttatctattttaaaattctaaaaaataattttcagttttctgaatttattttgagtttgaaaatatatacttTAATTAGAGCTTCTTTACgaatttcttattgtttttcgaataaaaaaaaacacatgaacaattaaaaaagattttcttttatatacatgcattttttaatgctgaaaataattaaatttattttttatatttttcatatttatttagtgttataaatttaattttttatcataaaatacaatttaaggattttcttgttttggagttaacaatataaaataattcttagtgtgaatgaaataaaattaagattttatagttagattattaaaaataaaatatatatgatattaaaatgattattataaattatgttcTTGATTTGTATGAGAAAACAGTTgcagttttaatttattttctcgtGAAAagatagattttgatttttagaaaaatggatgatgaatttttagtttttcattaaaaaataataataatgtttcaCTAAACACACCCTAATTATTATGTACCGTggatttctaataaaataaaaagaaatgaaacattttaatttgaaaatttgtttatcttttttttttacttcaaattaatatatttttttgttatttttatattattttaatgcattgatattaaaaataaattttaaaaaataaaaaatattattttaatatatttttaaattaaaaacattttaataaataactgAAATTACACTTTTAAATAAACTCGTACTGAACGTTGCCACGTTCATTGTTTCTCTATCACTCCACTTGTCATCGCAGCTTTATCTTTACACAGATCAAAGATATGTGCTCAGTCAATTCAACATGTCTTTGTTTCATCTTTGCTTCCGGTGCTCGGTCTTCTTCGTACCTCGAATTTCTTATCCTTATCCACTGTCTGAAAACACTCTCCTGTCAAGTGTGGCCGTTTAGAaatgatcattttttataaaaaaaaaaaaattggatattTGTTGGATATTCTTGGAGTTCCAGATTTGCTACAGGCCCTTGCCATTGGCCATCGCCGAATATTGGATCAGAATTTATTACAAAGCAAATGGAAAACTGATCAAatatattgtcttttttttttcttaccaagAATTGTCAAATGTGTACGTACCGTAAGAACTTTCCTACTTATTATTTCAATGGACAATAAATCAACTTTAACCTCTCAAAGCTGTCACGCGCGAGACAACATTTCAAGAATGCCAGGCCACGTGCTACATCCTAAAGTCCATCAATGAGAGGGCAATTGAATCCAAGAAAAAGACAACTCCTAGGAATCCAAGAAATTTCTTCTCTCCCTCGTTTTATAGATGGCAACCTTAACTGTTTTTTTCACGTAACCAACCACTGTGCTTGTCGTTAGTATTCTTTCGGGTTTCTTCTGTCTATAAATGGAGTATTCTTTCGGGTTTCCGTCTGTATATGGCCTCAGCACTCCACTGTGTTTCTCACTGGGGATTTATTAGGCACCGTGAGAGTTTTGGTGGTTTCTTATTCAATTCCTAATAAAGATCAAAGAAACCCAGAAATGGATGAccgtgatggtgatgatgatgcatATGCAAAGCTTGTAAGGAGAATGAACTCTCCAAGGTATTTCATTTCTCTCCCGTCTGTTCATTGGTAGGAGAGAGtacagtgtttttttattacatgaCCCTAGCTTACTATGTGGTTGCAGAGTTGTGATTGAAAATGATGTTTGTGAGCATGCCACAGTCATTCAGGTAAATTACCTTGAACTTTCAATAATGCAAGAATGTTTATCCATCTAGgatttctttcatgttttttgttATCCACTTGTTTCTTATCTATTTGTCttaatttctatttctatttttctttgtttaggtGGATACTGTCTACAGGCAAGGTACTCTACTTGAAGTTGTTCAAGCTCTCGCAGACCTAAACCTTGTAATAACAAAAGCGTACATGTCTTCTGATGGAGCGTGGTTCATGAATGGTACAGTTAATTGAAAACTCTTCTCAAATAAATGATACCCTCTTTCTTCCTTCAATTTGACTGTTGAGTTCGATTTTCAGTGTTTCATGTGACTGATGATGAAAACTCTTCTCAAATAAATGATACCCTCTTTCTTCCTTCAATTTGACTGTTGAGTTCGATTTTCAGTGTTTCATGTGACTGATGATGAAAACTCTTCTCAAATAAATGATACCCTCTTTCTTCCTTCAATTTGACTGTTGAGTTCGATTTTCAGTGTTTCATGTGACTGATGATGGTGGAAACAAAATTAGAGATGAAGGCATCCTCAATTGCATAGAGAAGGTATATAGTTTCTCGCTTATTCTCTCTGTCatatgaaaatctttttttgtaACTGTTTTGCTTGCTTTTACAGGCTCTTGAGACTGATGCATATATGGTTAAATCAATGGGGAAGATGCTTCTTTCTAAAGAGCATACTTTAGTTGAACTGACCGGCACTGACCGGCCTGGTTTGCTGTCAGAAGTATGTGCAGTGCTGACTGACCTGAGTTGCAATGTCGTCAATGCGGAGATTTGGGCACACAATGCAAGAGCAGCAGCAGTCATACACGTTACAGACCAGTCAACTGGAACTGCAATTGAAGACCCGAGGCAGCTTTCCCTGATAAAGGAACTTCTTTATAATGTCCTGAAAGGTCTAGGCGATTATAGGACGCCAACAGTGTCCATTTCTTCTCCTGGGGAAATACATATAGGGAGAAGGTTGCACCAGATGATGTTTGCTGCCAGGGATTTTGAAAGGCCTCTCAGCGAGGATGACAATAGCGTGAGGCCATCCGTAACAGTATCTGACTGTCCCGATAGAGACTACACTGTTGTTACAGCGAGGTCCATCGACCGGCCAAAGCTATTGTTTGACACCGTGTGCACTCTAACAGACATGCAATATCTGGTGTTCCATGGAACAGTCAATACTAGCAGCGATGAAGCTTATCAGGTATTTAAAGACATGATCCCTTTCAGTGGATTCCCTAATTATGACCTAAGAAGCggctttttttcatttgtacAAAATGCTGAAGACAGTTTATATGATTGCAGGAATACTATATCAGACATGTCGATGGACTCCCTGTGAGCTCAGAAGCAGAGCGACAACGTGTCATGGAGTGTATTCAGGCAGCCATTGAAAGGCGAGCAACAGAGGTATAGCTGCACCTCTTTTGGAGATTTATATTTTCCCAGTCCATATAGCACATCTTCTCAGGTTGCTCGCCCTCTTGCAGGGACTACATCTTGAGCTGTTCACAGATGATCATTTTGGACTTATCTCAGATATTACAAGGATACTTCGTGAGAACGGTTTATGCCCCAAAAGGGCAGAAATTTCGACAAAGAATGGGAAggcaaaacataattttattgtcACAGATGTGTCTGGCAACCCTGTTCAACCCAAAACTATCTATTTGATCCGGCAGCAAATGGGACAGCCCGTGATACAGATGAAAGGGAATTTTAAGTATGTCTCCGAAATTTCCCCAGCAGAAACCAAGAAGTTTCCTCTTTGGGAGCTTTTTCAAATGCCCAGGTTTCCAAAATTTTGGACTCATCAAATCCCATTCATAATATGCTTATGGTTTGCAGACATTGCAAAAACGGCAGAACAAATTGTTGCTTAAAGGACTCCATTTCCGTGGGACCATAAGTGACTTCAAGCATGTGCATACATCAAAATGAACTTCAAAGCTAATTGTTAGTTTACATGGTTTGTGTACAGCTATTGTACAGATTGCGTTTTGGGTTTGTTATAGTGAGACAATGAATATTGTAGAGATGAAGATCATTAATGAAAAGTGGCAAATATGTTTTAGCAACGATTTCTTTTCGCACAGCATTGGCTCAATTTTCTACAAACTGTTTTTCTCTCAAGCTGCACCCTGGATAGTGCTCTGTTGCAGTGTTACCATGTTGATGGTATTGAGTGACCTTAACTGGTCAACTGCATCTGCTACAACATATTGAATGAACTTCCATGTCGGATCCATCAATTCCTACTTTTAAGCTCCAAAGCAATTTAAAAATAGGATTTCCCCTTCTTTCTTTGCGGGATAAAGCGAGGCCCCTGCAGTTGTTGGCGAGGAAATTCCCGCAGAGCAACCAACCTTGAAACAATCGACACTAGAAAGGTAAACTGGATTTTTCAACTGAAACTTGATCACTCACTATACAAGTTAAGAAATCCATAAACTGTCATGATCTATGTCTGCGAATATCATGGGACATCACCATGCTTCCTAATCCAACATCTCTCAAGAAAAGGAACTAGCAATATCAGGAGGAAAGGTAGGAGGCGGATAACAAATGATGCACGAGCTGATTACCGGGTGCACCAGGGGCAACCATGTAACGGTAGATcattttgttaagaaaaaactGTACTCTTACCACTGACGGCCGATTGTCGTCGGTGTTGTTCACGAGGACCTCCTTTCTGTCCAGGCTGAAGACATAACATCTAGCGGACGACATAAAGGCTGGAGCTATGTGATGCTAAGCAAACCCTATCGATAAAATCTTTTGTTGAAGCTGATCTGTCGTGagtctctttatttatttatactgcTTGTAAACTAAAAGGATACAGATTGGACTAAGGTAGCGTCGATGCACGTAAGGCTTGCGATTAAttactcttttctttccttctatgGAATCCGAGTAAAAGGTGGTGTCTTATGGGAATTAGAATGGTTCTTCGCGGATTCAAGTGTATAGTTGTATAAGAGATGGATCAAAGGGTCAACAATACTTAATTTCACACACAAAAACCCTAATTGGCAGCAAAAATCTTAAGAGAATGAAACATCTAGATAACAGCAGATCAAAGTTTTGCAGACAGAATTGCACCCAAACACGTTTACCTGGACAAGAGCATTTAC belongs to Populus nigra chromosome 18, ddPopNigr1.1, whole genome shotgun sequence and includes:
- the LOC133678184 gene encoding ACT domain-containing protein ACR6-like; the protein is MDDRDGDDDAYAKLVRRMNSPRVVIENDVCEHATVIQVDTVYRQGTLLEVVQALADLNLVITKAYMSSDGAWFMNVFHVTDDGGNKIRDEGILNCIEKALETDAYMVKSMGKMLLSKEHTLVELTGTDRPGLLSEVCAVLTDLSCNVVNAEIWAHNARAAAVIHVTDQSTGTAIEDPRQLSLIKELLYNVLKGLGDYRTPTVSISSPGEIHIGRRLHQMMFAARDFERPLSEDDNSVRPSVTVSDCPDRDYTVVTARSIDRPKLLFDTVCTLTDMQYLVFHGTVNTSSDEAYQEYYIRHVDGLPVSSEAERQRVMECIQAAIERRATEGLHLELFTDDHFGLISDITRILRENGLCPKRAEISTKNGKAKHNFIVTDVSGNPVQPKTIYLIRQQMGQPVIQMKGNFKYVSEISPAETKKFPLWELFQMPRFPKFWTHQIPFIICLWFADIAKTAEQIVA